One window from the genome of Plasmodium reichenowi strain SY57 chromosome 8, whole genome shotgun sequence encodes:
- a CDS encoding serine/threonine protein kinase, FIKK family: MIRTSEKVEYCKSKTMTCDDDYLSLKSSKTLNIDKGEEEYEKLGNERRDVQNMNDAEDVSLYKNKKYNPKKNVDKSNVDMCEGNNIKSTDRKSNNTKRNSSKYNGLEERDDEEDNNNNNMNNMNNMYDRNIVNTTYYENVQHMTSKDENESFDDYPKESKDLSEKLMNKNMLDNNNSNNNNNNNNNNNNNNNTIMNEEDIFMKYIEDTKNNDSSNNFINNKEFMCTMSKDKYSEMNRSTTEILDNMNCIEYTDEYKQTNNQNFNSTIMMKEDTNKDDIKNVYRNISMDPKDCSGINFNEMNVEEDNNVVIGNNSNLESYENMGNESYTENIMYKNKKEQDEDEDDIDEEDKNSNNNYNLNDHNNTIEAERKKNDTFYEKNEDYKNMLSNQDIYNETENVNDNTTECTTVKDVHKCITNNHMQDNLLDNTYLPKDVNRNFRSYEQVNVKDNNSLLHTTIGCENKNKSYVNFPFNTVENKNIHIMMEEEKYRDHNKVHHEIGDNGYIINSRDDVVNNKDSFYKSLSQQIYIDKNGSKYNVDISSDLFEKKCNINDKNMKNNYNENNDILRGAGQNDMPNNMYNISQKGFHLNQEGINDMLRNQNNIAFQNNQYNGYIKDEQNNMNNLCERIEPSYMDSMSKRDSEGTKSTVHKNNINRNNNNHNGNINKNNNNIHGNRNSNNIHGNRNSNNIHSNQNSNNTHSNRNSNNSNRNNYNSFVVPGNMNSSNNNDNNYNNDKNYNNDNNDNNDNNYDKSLDEYFRNNLPEDIIKNIKYENPSNTYNDLLNNRDYDLISKIKENPVYYASEKEKKRMKNKDMKQPKYVSNEKLDLDEHTHIYKNNNEDNNNNNNNSMNRDTTIISKCDNHEMNYGQGNSYILPTCQRNDLLKDDRNPMLSISKQKIKNIWSKFKNNTCKEHNVNRISESKNNNYVHKMEIMNIPKKGLANEYYNYPYDNNNNNNNNNNNNNNNNSNSIINNNNNNKECINKPIIYMNHINNNNMDKQMRPKCIFNWKIAKKSLMKMLHSAHNFYFNGVKYSDWKFTCIPTLGFSKSSNRVQQMYRAFVVPKDSNVKKEVKLFIKKIPIYIWVKQFNLMNEYDGEYVTDGENFVMEATALAFLNEYHPGITPKLYKILYEPDNKYINEGLSQKSMYNNLNVFNDMLSERLKCNAGGNIVIVSEFFNEDILDFIDRRQKKYNMKISNNEKSFILYQCLKLLIRLHDAGLSHLDLTPENILISDNYELRFCDLSKSTPIYTYNLRHIKDMNRLYLFESCEPTIAKGAYMPPECWKIYWKYDTMKIKNPLKDLKHITDQEKRKQFYFDVSNADKFMLGVFFFWIWTNGNLWKCSDPLQDEDFFYFVKCDMNFDNFELTKNWPNELKDIIKQLLHVEQRKKLNLKDLSAHPWWSFKL; this comes from the exons atgataagAACTAGCGAAAAGGTGGAGTATTGCAAATCCAAAACCATGACTTGTGACGATGATTATTTATCATTGAAATCTTCGAAGACCCTAAATATAGATAAGGGAGAAGAAGAATATGAAAAGTTAGGGAATGAAAGAAGAGATGTAcaaaatatgaatgatgCTGAAGATGTgtcattatataaaaataagaaatacaatccaaaaaaaaatgttgaTAAAAGTAATGTTGATATGTGTGAGggaaataatattaaaagtaCTGATAgaaaaagtaataatacaaaaagaaactcatcaaaatataatggTTTAGAAGAAAGagatgatgaagaagataataataataataatatgaataatatgaataatatgtatgatAGAAATATTGTGAATACAAcatattatgaaaatgtGCAGCATATGACTTCTAAAGATGAGAATGAGTCCTTTGATGATTATCCAAAAGAATCTAAAGACTTATCTGAAAAGcttatgaataaaaatatgttagataataataatagtaataataacaataataataataataataataataataataataatacaattatgaatgaagaagatatttttatgaaatatatagaGGATACcaaaaataatgatagttcgaacaattttattaataataaagaatttaTGTGTACCATGTCAAAAGATAAATATTCCGAAATGAACAGATCCACAACAGAAATATTGGATAATATGAATTGTATAGAATATACAGATGAATATAAACAAACGAACAatcaaaattttaataGTACTATTATGATGAAAGAAGATACAAATAAGGatgatattaaaaatgtttatagaaatatttCTATGGATCCTAAAGATTGTTCAGgaataaattttaatgaaATGAATGTAGAAgaagataataatgttGTCATTGGTAATAATTCGAATTTAGAAAGTTATGAAAATATGGGAAATGAAAGTTATACTGAAAAcattatgtataaaaataaaaaggaacaGGATGAAGATGAAGATGATATTGATGAGGAAGataaaaattcaaataataattataatttaaatgatcataataataCCATTGAAGcagaaagaaaaaaaaatgatactttttatgaaaaaaatgaagattATAAGAATATGTTAAGTAATCAAGATATTTATAACGAAACGGAAAATGTTAATGATAATACCACCGAATGTACAACAGTTAAAGATGTGCACAAGTGTATTACAAATAACCATATGCAAGATAATTTATTAgataatacatatttacCTAAAGATGTGAATAGAAATTTCAGAAGTTATGAACAAGTGAATGTTAAGgataataattctttattacATACAACTATTGGTTGtgaaaataagaataaatcatatgtcaattttccttttaataccgtagaaaataaaaatatacatatcatgatggaagaagaaaaatacCGTGACCATAATAAAGTCCATCATGAAATAGGTGACAATggttatataataaattcaaGAGATGATGttgttaataataaagattCATTTTATAAGAGCCTTTCTCAACAAATttatatagataaaaatggtagtaaatataatgttGACATTTCAAGTGATCTTTTTGAAAAGAAATGcaatataaatgataagaatatgaaaaataattataatgaaaataatgacaTATTAAGAGGAGCAGGTCAAAATGATATGCCcaataatatgtataatatatcacaAAAAGGTTTCCATTTAAATCAAGAAGGAATTAATGATATGTTAAGAAACCAAAATAATATAGCATTTCAAAATAATCAATATAatggatatataaaagatgaacaaaataatatgaataacTTGTGTGAAAGGATAGAACCAAGTTATATGGACTCAATGTCCAAGAGAGATAGTGAAGGGACAAAAAGCACTGTtcataagaataatattaataggaataataataatcataatggtaatataaataagaataataataatattcatgGTAATCgaaatagtaataatatacatgGTAATCgaaatagtaataatattcatagTAATCaaaatagtaataatacTCACAGTAATCGAAATAGCAATAATAGTAACAGAAATAATTACAATAGTTTTGTTGTTCCAGGAAATATGAAcagtagtaataataacgataataattataataatgataagaattataataatgataataatgataataatgataataattatgataaatcTTTAGATGAATATTTCCGAAATAACCTCCCAGaagatattattaaaaacatcaaatatgaaaatccatccaatacatataatgatttattaaataacaGAGACTATGATTTAATTTCAAAGATAAAAGAAAACCCTGTGTATTATGCTTCAGAGAAAGAAAAGAAACGAATGAAGAATAAAGATATGAAACAACCTAAATATGTTTCAAATGAGAAATTGGATTTAGATGAACATacacatatttataaaaataataatgaagataataataataataataataatagcATGAATAGAGATACAACTATTATATCTAAATGTGATAATCATGAAATGAATTATGGTCAAGGAAATTCTTATATACTTCCTACATGTCAAAGaaatgatttattaaagGATGATAGGAATCCTATGTTATCTATTTCAAAAcaaaagataaaaaatatttggagcaaatttaaaaataatacttGTAAAGAACATAATGTGAATAGAATATCTGAAAgtaagaataataattatgtgcacaaaatggaaataatgaatattcCAAAGAAAGGATTAGCTAATGagtattataattatccatacgacaacaacaacaacaacaataataataataataataataataataacaatagtaatagtattattaataataataataataataaagagtgtattaataaaccaataatatatatgaatcatatcaataataataatatggataaaCAAATGAGACCTAAATGTATCTTTAATTGGAAAATAGCTAAAAAGTCGTTAATGAAAATGTTACATAGTGcacataatttttatttcaacGGTGTTAAATATTCAGATTGGAAATTTACGTGCATACCAACTCTTGGATTTTCTAAATCTAGTAATAGAGTTCAACAAATGTATAGAGCTTTTGTTGTTCCAAAAGATAGTAATGTAAAAAAGGAAgttaaattatttattaaaaaaattcctatatatatatgggTTAAACAATTTAATTTGATGAATGAATATGATGGAGAATATGTAACAGATGGAGAAAATTTTGTAATGGAAGCTACGGCTTTAGCTTTTTTAAATGAGTATCATCCAGGAATCACACCCaagttatataaaatattatatgaaccagataacaaatatattaatgaagGACTTTCACAGAAATctatgtataataatttaaatgttTTTAATGATATGTTAAGTGAAAGATTGAAATGTAATGCTGGTGGTAATATTGTTATCGTCTCtgaattttttaatgaagATATACTTGATTTTATAGATCGtagacaaaaaaaatataatatgaaaataagtaataatgaaaaaagttttatattataccaatgtttaaaattattaatacgATTACATGATGCAGGTTTATCACATTTAGATTTAACACcagaaaatattttaatcTCTGATAATTATGAATTACGTTTCTGTGACTTATCAAAAAGTACACCTATCTATACATACAATTTAAGACACATTAAAGATATGAACCGTCTCTATTTATTTGAATCATGTGAACCTACTATTGCAAAAGGGGCATATATGCCACCAGAATGttggaaaatatattggAAATATGATacaatgaaaataaaaaatccTCTAAAAGATTTAAAGCATATTACAGATCAAGAAAAACGAAAACAATTTTATTTCGATGTTTCTAATGCTGATAAGTTTATGCTTGGTGTGTTCTTCTTTTGGATTTGGACGAACGGAAATTTATGGAAATGTTCAGATCCATTACAAGATGAGgattttttctatttcgTAAAATGTGATATGAATTTTGATAATTTTGAGTTAACAAAAAATTGGCCAAATGAGTTAAAAGATATCATCAAG CAATTGTTACATGTAGAACAGAGAAAGAAGTTGAACTTGAAAGATCTAAGCGCACATCCATGGTGGTCTTTCAAGTTATAA
- a CDS encoding AAA family ATPase, putative — translation MSTKENDKVIENFCVYDHSNKCFSYLKIKKREIKKEKYQNEYERLVNRKCMYNYEWIKNLSYEECIDYITKNSFKNLKEEKYVNKYGRKCKKNISSLCSTEQNEECCFLNNTKFLKEAKNIKNALHCINRNKGKYKPQLFVDKIFKMKKRYENIVYEHEHMIREHKLNDHDGYEKSVVELSNKKKVITDDDNNVNNVNNMNNVNNVNNVNNVNNVNNVNNVNNVNNVNNVNNVNNVNNVNNMNNVNNVNNVNNVNNVNNVNNVNNVNNVNNVNNVNNVNNVNNVNNFDEAYNHPFDILFRKKYYEKISRLWLKNFVKKNGKVHKNLAKKLIKCVIIKNFIIFDVEVWNIFLKKNITNHFNTNLYFLTGKIGNMKRVFLNNIFCSFPFLYKNDHMFMIDISNYEDHTIVCDYRYLMDPMYLNTNEEYNIKKKLKKKKKKLSSFKMWDTFDDIKNKEKYSKLINLQIYNDKFKNKVRLCEEEEKKKKKKNNNKNNNNNNNNKSVSTNDNKKNYYYVQNGNYKNVDIINMKYDNIMSIEEKFQSDSSYELINFKTNQFKKKKKIISDDEKYNNNYEKKLYVQKVLYPYYYELVLKEKLITDINMITSYDPLNFNLEYILIHFTRQAIIKQFVWKRKMYKWLKGIFNKSQGEQGMKKVKGNVNVGRKNDDYENFYINKKMNMNLGLDLFNGGISFLLIKNLEYINNFPIHKKNCIIFLLLKYIYMWKNMNLNAHMFIISSSSSTSHYHHHHHNNNNINVINNIKIYNNSSDNITSLFNIYINNYFVFVFPNFIHSSNRYQLLINLFKKYKLYYRKNEIKELAKITNNFNIDNIKKLFQDEYRERIIDHLKKKKKKDTSQEIITKNSYIIKDIFQKARKGKNQFFSKSLNLQQDSHIYIHMHEIEMYKKKKYEMFSKSGIFENYGFNEVIGEDELITQLKNQIVSKFNMKESKNMGLNKIDMYDMVNDNVNVNNNNNIKEYEINNIHENYKSHYNNEMHESNSMWEENISNFNELDTVGILLHGNSGSGKSFIAKKIVEECNCNSVIINCSNIFNKVMGESEKFLNEIFEYCINKLQPCILLLDNIETICYKEDCTTVENFTTRLKLCFYENIDKIHYEKKWKRNPCFLLIIATTNNINNIDDNLLTHYRFKYIYQTTHFQYWKEQDIYKLFYKCLKNNNIESTNFLYSHKFKHFVDEHIIKVQYKLSPLYIYNLCTYALTYRLRNALKGNENELDVEDFYESVKRMIY, via the exons atgagtacaaaagaaaatgataaagTTATTGAAAATTTTTGTGTTTATGACCATTCAAATAAATGCTTTTCTTAtcttaaaataaaaaaaagagaaataaaaaaagaaaaatatcAAAACGAATATGAGAGATTAGTTAACAGGAaatgtatgtataattaCGAATggataaaaaatttatcaTATGAGGAATGTATAGattatattacaaaaaatagTTTCAAGaatttaaaagaagaaaaatatgtaaataaatatggaagaaaatgtaaaaagaatatatcttcattatGTTCTACTgaacaaaatgaagaatgttgttttcttaataatacgaaatttttaaaagaagcaaagaatataaaaaatgcTCTTCATTGTATAAATAGGAATAAAGGTAAGTACAAGCCACAATTATTTGTAGacaaaatttttaaaatgaaGAAGCGTTACGAGAATATAGTATATGAACATGAACATATGATAAGAGAACATAAATTGAATGATCATGATGGATATGAAAAAAGTGTTGTGGAATTAtcaaacaaaaaaaaggttatcacggatgatgataataatgtgaataatgtgaataatatgaataatgtgaataatgtgaataatgtgaataatgtgaataatgtaaataatgtgaataatgtgaataatgtaaataatgtgaataatgtgaataatgtaaataatgtgaataatgtgaataatatgaataatgtaaataatgtgaataatgttaataatgttaataatgtgaataatgtgaataatgttaataatgttaataatgtaaataatgtgaataatgtgaataatgttaataatgtaaataatgtGAATAACTTTGACGAAGCTTACAATCACCCCTTTGATATTTTGTTTcgaaaaaaatattatgaaaaaatttcGAGACTGTGgttaaaaaattttgtaaaaaaaaatggaaagGTACATAAAAATCTAGCCAAAAAATTAATCAAATgtgtaataataaaaaattttataatatttgatGTAGAGGTAtggaatatttttttgaaaaaaaatataacgAATCATTTTAATAcgaatttatattttcttacTGGAAAAATAGGTAATATGAAAAGagtatttttaaataatatattttgttctttcccttttctttataaaaatgatcaTATGTTTATGATAGACATAAGTAACTATGAAGACCATACAATTGTTTGTGATTATAGATATTTAATGGATCCCATGTATTTAAATACaaatgaagaatataatataaaaaaaaaattaaaaaaaaaaaaaaaaaaattatcttCGTTTAAAATGTGGGATACTtttgatgatataaaaaacaaagaGAAATATTCTAAATTAATAAActtacaaatatataatgacAAATTCAAAAATAAGGTACGTCTATgtgaagaagaagaaaaaaaaaaaaaaaaaaaaaataataataaaaataataataataataataataataaaagtgtATCTActaatgataataaaaaaaattattattatgtacaaaatggaaattataaaaatgtagatattataaatatgaagtatgataatattatgtcCATTGAAGAGAAGTTTCAAAGTGATAGTAGTTATGAActtataaattttaaaacaaatcaatttaaaaaaaaaaaaaaaattatttccgatgatgaaaaatataataataattatgaaaaaaaattatatgttcAAAAAGTTTTGtatccttattattatgaactagtattaaaagaaaaactGATTAcagatataaatatgataacATCATATGACcctttaaattttaatcttgaatatattttgatacATTTTACTCGACAAGCAATAATTAAACAATTTGTATGGAAACGgaaaatgtataaatgGTTAAAAGGGATATTTAACAAGTCACAAGGGGAACAAGGTATGAAAAAAGTAAAAGGAAATGTTAATGTTGGAAGAAAGAATGATGACtatgaaaatttttatataaataaaaaaatgaacatgAATTTAGGACTTGACTTATTCAATGGAGGTATATCTTTtctattaataaaaaatttagaatatataaataactttcctatacataaaaagaattgtataatatttttacttttaaaatatatatatatgtggaaaaatatgaatttaaatgctcatatgtttataatatcttcttcatcatcaacgtctcattatcatcatcatcatcataataataataatattaatgtaataaataatataaaaatttacaaCAATTCAAGTGATAATATCActtctttatttaatatatatataaataattattttgtttttgtgTTTCCAAATTTTATTCATAGTAGTAATAGGTATCAACTATTAAtcaatttatttaaaaaatataaattatactATCGTAAAAATGAGATTAAAGAGCTAGCtaaaataacaaataattttaatatagacaatataaaaaaattattccAAGATGAATATAGAGAAAGAATCATAgatcatttaaaaaaaaaaaaaaaaaaagatacaTCACAAGAAATTATCACAAAGAATagttatattataaaagatatttttcaaaaagCACGTAAAGGGAAAAatcaatttttttctaaaagTTTAAATCTTCAACAGGATtctcatatatatatacatatgcATGAAATTGAAATGtataagaagaaaaaatatgaaatgtTTTCAAAAAGTGGTATATTTGAAAATTATGGATTTAACGAAGTTATTGGAGAGGATGAATTAATAACTCAGTTAAAGAACCAGATCGTGAGTAAATTTAATATGAAGGAGAGTAAAAATATGGGATTAAACAAAATAGATATGTATGATATGGTGAATGATAATGtaaatgttaataataataataatataaaggagtatgaaattaataatatacatgagaattataaaagtcattataataatgaaatgCATGAATCAAATTCAATGTGGGAGGAAAATATCTCCAATTTTAATGAACTCGATACTGTGGGCATATTACTACATGGTAATAGTGGATCTGGGAAAAGTTTTATTGCTAAAAAAATTGTTGAAGAATGTAATTGTAATTctgttattattaattgttcaaacatatttaataaagtTATGGGAGAATCAGAAAAATTTCTAAACGAGATCTTTGAATATTGTATAAACAAATTACAACCATGTATCCTTTTACTTGATAATATAGAAACTATATGTTATAAAGAAGATTGTACAACTGTTGAAAATTTTACTACAAGATTGAAGTTATgtttttatgaaaatatagataaaatTCATTATGAAAAGAAATGGAAAAGAAATCCTTGTTTCCTTTTAATTATAGCTActacaaataatataaataatattgatgaTAATTTGTTAACACATTATCgtttcaaatatatttatcaaaCTACACATTTCCAATATTGGAAAGAACaagatatttataaattattctataaatgtttaaaaaataataatatagaatctaccaattttttatattcacaCAAATTTAAACACTTTGTTGATgaacatattataaaagttcaatataaattatctcctttatatatatacaatcTTTGTACCTATGCTTTGACGTATCGTTTAAGAAATGCCCTCAAAG gAAATGAAAACGAACTGGATGTCGAGGATTTCTATGAGTCCGTAAAAAgaatgatatattaa
- a CDS encoding putative membrane protein (conserved Plasmodium membrane protein, unknown function) codes for MKKNKISLFIISALVCAFVTLTFYKRYRYGFDRNYVEQKLSLYSEESFYFSFYNDIVKSNTFGEGINYLLKDNRSEYPDTINAIKRFNIYPEIILGALWKGLNLESYILTPYNFYVYAVIFLQAASVSVLFFFSVYIGKSYFPGVIFLMLFFSCFREKFIMRLSAFPLRENFASVFMWCNIILIYIILKDKEIAILKYIGLFFSSLLCFLFWQFSVFVSVTHIVSLFIVDLLGYNIRNKLNNILFIFCFSYFLSIIMTFFPRYLLCTYFPYVLIAILTTNVIFNYFSKKKKDDEHNNNNNNIYNMNETSNQHSKTCTFVTTTKEKNHEMINTNKINNLKNNNKYPCNNYNSYNQYEERKNEDINDKPTNKYNNKEINLCTLFKNLYIIKNWIFILKKGLTSIFIFLILRLIIFSKDKDDSHVISLLKVRLKLANHNFDTMLYSSGSEFNPFSKYMFDMLKESAVYEYFIIFNILFFIYILNYCKQLLKGKQTQQYYIFKSSFIFLIYQLVFFILLMLIISRLRVLALPLICLFSSLIGSPRFLNDLYFLTSQNFLQSKRVNKGRLHKIIIFSICLVQCAYPFKKYFPQYEYMNMINNEPINLQKNLDLIIWLKKNIKEGEALIADIPTSSFLRCTTNYKFVLHPQYEDSNLRKRVQDYYMFSACLPFSDGKKYIFEKYKSRYFISNIYRCSSSGSKINVFTISDNIDSNYARCEKKKKTMRFCNRVLYDDKNYKTLFRNGKFSVIYFTPEIIPDNTPYKFFNQKKYSNIIYYEPWIKRCMLTDDKCALHITEVARTYLDMLKYNLIAFTLYDYVENNLLYNNVEVIFHIAEFYDYDKKNHKKANELYRKAINLIIKKESDLGTYIIGQTPYVSIPRKIQILSSFLYFIVDMSLYKDRHEILLIYKNMNEFINTALFALDNGFYYEIIKSTQPNHKDQIIKRSFYKKELHTVINALCQNTIYVKQIQHEHFQYIHIYNNLWTLIKRLTHMENCVIENLPTYENRKIRFLDYLLFFYIYN; via the exons atgaaaaaaaataagattAGTCTTTTCATCATATCTGCCTTAGTCTG TGCTTTTGTTACTCTTACATTTTATAAGAGATATAGATATGGATTTGATCGAAATTATGTTGAGCAGAAACTTTCCTTATACTCAGAA GAATCCTTTTATTTCTCCttttataatgatatagTAAAATCGAACACATTTGGAGAAGGCATAAATTACTTACT TAAAGACAACAGAAGTGAATATCCCGATACTATAAATGCAATAAAACgttttaatatttatccag AAATTATTCTTGGGGCCTTATGGAAAGGGCTAAATTTAGaatcatatattttgacgccttataatttttatgtatatgcag TTATTTTTCTGCAAGCTGCTAGTGTCAGTGTCctatttttcttttcagTATATATAG gCAAATCTTATTTTCCTGgagttatatttttaatgttGTTTTTCTCATGTTTTCGTGAAAAGTTTATAATGAGATTATCAG CTTTTCCTTTGAGAGAAAACTTTGCATCTGTATTTATGTGGTGCAATAtaatacttatatatataattcttaaGGACAAGGAG ATTGCCATATTAAAATACATAGggttatttttttcttccttGCTGTGCTTTCTGTTTTGGCAATTTTCCGTGTTCGTATCAGTGACTCATATCgtttctttatttattgtaGATTTATTAGGATATAAcataagaaataaattaaataatattctttttatattttgtttttcttaTTTCTTATCAATAATTATGACCTTCTTCCCAAGGTATTTATTATGCACGTATTTTCCATATGTCCTCATAGCTATATTAACTACCAACGTAATTTTCAATTATTTctccaaaaaaaaaaaagatgatgaacataataataataataataatatatataatatgaatgaaaCCAGCAATCAACATTCTAAGACTTGTACATTTGTTACAACTACCAAAGAGAAAAATCATGAAATGATCAATACTAATAAGATAAATaacttaaaaaataataataagtatccttgtaataattataattcttataatcaatatgaagaaagaaaaaatgaagatataaatgataaacctacaaataaatataataataaagaaattaacttatgtacattatttaaaaatctttatataattaaaaattggatatttattttgaaaaaagGATTAACAtcaatttttatatttttaattttacgtttgataattttttcaaaagATAAAGATGATTCTCATgttatatctttattaaaaGTAAGATTAAAACTAGCTAATCATAATTTTGATACTATGTTATATAGTTCTGGTTCTGAATTTAATCCtttttctaaatatatgtttgaTATGTTAAAAGAATCAGCTgtatatgaatattttattatatttaatattcttttctttatttatattctaaATTATTGTAAACAACTCTTAAAAGGAAAACAAACACAAcagtattatatattcaaatcttcattcatttttttgatatacCAACTagtattttttatattattaatgttAATTATATCTAGATTGCGTGTTTTAGCTTTACCTCTTATATGTCTCTTTTCTAGTCTAATCGGTTCTCCTCGTTTTTTGAATGACCTTTATTTCTTGACCTCCCAAAATTTTCTACAATCAAA AAGAGTGAATAAAGGACGGCTGcacaaaataataattttttccaTATGCCTAGTGCAGTGCGCATACCcattcaaaaaatatttccCACAATACGAATACATGAATATGATTAACAACGAACCCAtaaatttacaaaaaaatttagaTTTAATCATATGgttaaaaaagaatataaaagaagGAGAAGCTTTAATTGCTGATATACCCACATCAAGCTTTTTAAGATGTACtacaaattataaatttgtATTGCATCCACAATATGAAGATAGTAATTTGAGAAAGAGGGTTCaagattattatatgttttcaGCTTGTCTTCCTTTTAGTGATgggaaaaaatatatttttgaaaaatataaaagtagatattttataagtaatatatatagatgtTCATCATCAGGTTCCAAAATAAATGTGTTTACTATATCTGATAATATTGATTCTAATTATGCTAGatgtgaaaaaaaaaaaaagacaaTGAGATTTTGTAATAGAGttttatatgatgataaaaattataaaactTTATTTAGAAATGGCAAATTTAGTGTTATATACTTTACTCCAGAAATTATACCAGATAATACACcttataaattttttaatcaaaaaaaatattcaaatataatatattatgaaccATGGATAAAGAGATGTATGTTAACAGATGATAAATGTGCTCTACATATTACAGAAGTTGCAAGAACATATTTAGATatgttaaaatataatttaatagCATTTACTCTATATGATTATgttgaaaataatttgttGTATAATAATGTGGAAGTAATATTCCATATTGCTGAATTTTATgattatgataaaaaaaatcataaaaaagcaaatgaattatatagAAAAGCAATCAAtcttataataaaaaaagaaagtgATTTAggtacatatattattggACAAACACCATATGTTTCTATACCTAGAAAAATACAAATCTTATCATCATTCTTATATTTCATAGTAGATATGtctttatataaagatagACATGAAatacttttaatatataaaaatatgaatgaatTCATAAATACAGCTCTTTTTGCATTAGATAATGGATTCTATtatgaaattattaaatcTACACAACCTAATCATAAAGATCaaataattaaaagatccttttataaaaaagaattacaTACTGTTATAAATGCATTGTGTCAAAATACTATATATGTTAAGCAAATTCAACATGAACATTTTCAGTAcattcacatatataataatttatggACCTTAATTAAAAGATTAACACATATGGAAAATTGTGTAATTGAAAATCTTCCTACATATgaaaatagaaaaatacGTTTTTTagattatttattatttttttatatatacaattaa